Genomic DNA from Ruminococcus sp. OA3:
TGTTTGACTACCCCGGACAAAAGCGTCTTGAGAGAGAAGAAGTTATCCGGATGATGAAAGAAAATCCCAATATCACGGTAAAACAGCTGGCAGAAAAACTGGGACTTAGTGTATCCGGCGCGGGTTACAGGATCAGGATTTTAAAAGAGGAGGGCCGGGTGAAGTATCGAAAGACGGGGAACAGAGGGAAGTGGGAAACGGATTAAGGAAAAATTAAGGTAGGGATTGTAGAAAAAGCACTGCAGGTATGATATTCTGTTGACATTATCAATGCGGTAGAAATGATGCCTGAAAAATATGGTACATAAGGAGAAATGTATGAAATTTGTGATTGAACACCTGTCAAAACGCTTTGACAAAAAAGAAGTTTTAAAAGACATTTCATTTTCGTTCGACAGCGGAAGAATCTATGGTCTGCTGGGGCGTAATGGTGCAGGGAAAACAACATTGTTTAATTGTGTTAACCGTGATATGAAAACGGATGGGGGCCGGTTTTTCATTGACGAAACTGACGGTGAACGCGAAGTGAGTGTAAAAGACGTAGGGTATGTACTGTCTACTCCGACGGTTCCGGAATTTTTGACAGGACGCGAATTTTTAAAGTTTTTTATGGAGATTAATCAGGGGAGCATACAGGAACCGAAGTCAATCGATGAATACTTTGATATGATGAACATTGAGCAGGAAGACAGGGATAAGCTGCTGAAGGATTATTCTCATGGTATGAAGAACAAGATGCAGATGCTGATCAATATCATTGCGCAGCCGAACATCCTGCTGCTGGATGAACCGCTGACTTCCCTTGACGTGGTCGTGGCAGAGGAGATGAAGCAGCTCCTTCGTTCACAGAAAGACGGGAGAATCATCATCTTCTCAACACATATTATGGAGCTGGCACTGGATTTGTGTGATGAGATCGTGATCTTAAATCATGGAGTGCTTGAACGGGTTGACAAGGCGGATCTGGATAATTCTGAGTTTAAGGAAAAGATCATCGCTGCGCTTAAGGAGGAATCTCATGATTAGAGTATTTCGCATATCCTTTTCATTGAAGAACACATACCGGGTAAATACCATTATTTATTCGATAAGACAGATTCCTCTTCTCGGCAAGGTACTGCCCCCAGAATTATATAAACTCCGCTTTTTCAAAATATTTGCCAGTGTGCTGTCTGCAATTTGGGAAATCATATCCACATTTCTGGGCAAATTCCTGTACCTTCTCTGCATGGTGACGGGAATCAGCGTGCTGTATGAGAATGCACCGCAGAACAGCGTCTTTCTGCATATTCTGTTTTTTTTGACGGTCATCGGAGCATACATGAATACCTATATGTTTAACCCTACGAATGACAAATACTATGCGATGATCCTTATGCGTATGAATGCCAGGGAGTATACGCTTTCTAACTACGGATACAGCATCTTAAAAGTTATTGTCGGTTTTATGCCATTTACAGTTCTGATTGGCCGGACGAGACAGGTTCCGGTCCTGCTCTGTATCCTGATTCCTTTTTTTATAGCCGGGGCAAAGATGTCGGTGGCCTGGTTTTCCCTGCGGCGCTATCAGCTTACCGGAAAATGTACGAATGAGAATCTCCCTGCCAGAGTCGGGTGGGCGGTGACAGGTATCCTGCTTGCAGCTGCCTATGGCCCTGTGTATTTTGGTTTTCCGCTTCCGGTATGGATGGTACTGGGATTGATGGTGCTGCTAACCGGAACAGGCGTCTACAGTGCTGTAAAAATTGTGGCTTTTGATGAGTACCGTGAAATGTATCAGATCCTGCTGGCGGATAAGCAAAACGGAATGGACTATAAAGAAACCATGAAGCAGGCGACGCAGGATCAGAGCAGGAAAGCGATCAGTCAGGACATATCGATCAGCAGTAAGAGAAAAGGATTTGAATATCTCAATGAGTTGTTTATCAAGCGGCACCGGAAGGTACTTTGGCGTCCCGCGGAGAGAGTGGCTGTTATTGCAGCAGGTTTTATTGCGGTGATGCTGATAGTGTTCCGGATAAAACCGGACATCATGAAGATGACAAATGAACTGCTGATGATGTTTCTGCCGTATTTTGTATTTATTATGTATATGGTCAACCGGGGAACAAGTTTTACGCAGGTTTTATTTATGAACTGTGATCACAGTATGCTGACGTATTCCTGTTATAAAGAACCGGCATCAATTTTGAAATTGTTTAGAATCCGCCTCAGAGAGATCATTAAGATCAACCTGCTGCCGGCGTCCGTCATCGGAGCTGGTCTGGCAGTGCTTTTGCATTTTTCAGGAGGAACAGATAATCCCATAAACTATGCGGTTCTGATAGTATCAATACTGGCCTTGAGTATCTTCTTTTCTGTCCATTATCTGACGTGCTACTACCTGCTGCAGCCATACAATTCCGGGACCGAGCTGAAAAGTGGTACGTATAAGATCGTGATATGGATCACATATTTTGTCTGCTTTGGATTTATGCAGCTGCGTATGAATACTCTTTTGTTTGGGATACTGGTTACAGGTTTTTGTGTCCTGTACTGCATCGCTGCATGCATCCTTGTGTTCAAACTGGCAAATAAAACATTTAAACTGAGGAATTAGGGCAGATATAAATTTCATTCTGTGCAACAATCCCCGCGGAATCGGACACTATATAAAAGATAGGGTGCTATCAGGAAAGGGGAATGAATTTATGAAAAAAAGAACGAAGGCCATAATAACTGTGCTGAATATGATCCTACTGTCGCTGGCGCTGTCAGCATGCGGCGGGGATTCGGAACAGGAAGAGCATGTGATGCAGGCAATGTATATACCTTACGGAGAGGATTCTTTCGTATTTATAGAAGAAGAAAACGGGACGGTGTTTACCGCCACGATACCGGAAGAATTATATGATATCAATGGGAAACAGATAACGGGTGCTCAGCTTAAGAAGGGGAACATCGTAAAGATTACCGGCAACGGAGTCATGGCGGAATCTTATCCCGGACAGTATCACGGTGTCAGCCGTATGGATATTGTCGAAGAGGGACAACCATCCGATGCGGACCAGTATCAGCATATCATTGACGGTATCTACCAGGAGCCAGACCCTTCGCTTCCACCGACGGCGAGTGCGGAGTATACCACTGAACTGGCCATTGCCAATGTCTATCTGTCAGAAGGCGGTTACTCATGGTCATATGAAGATGAAAATGGAGAGACACAGTCAGTAGTCGCTGACTCGGCACATATACTCACATGGAGAGACCTGATAGATATCAATCTTGACAGCCCGACAGATCTGACGCTTCAATTCTCAGAGGCGCCAGGGGAAGTGAAGGCGGAGCGGTGGGATATCTCTCTATGGAAGAAGGAAGGTATCGAGGCAGATATTCCGGAGGGTGAGACTGTGAAAACAGAGAGTAAAGACGAAAGCTGGGTGATACCGAATGCAGATAAGGGATATGTTTACAGGATCACAGCTTCCTGGGAGAATGGAAAAAGGGAATTCGGGTTTCGGATCCCATAAGTTTCATGAGGGAAAGATATGCAAAAAATATTGCATATCTTTTTCTTTTGGCCAATTTTAACAGTTGACTGCTGGTTGATATCATAAATCGGAAGTTGATTGACAATCCATTGTGATTTATTTGAAAAAGACATACAATAGCAGCAGGAGGTGAGACAATGAAGGAAATAAATATCGGAAAAATTTTGATAGAAAAGAGACAGGAGAAAGGGATCACACAGGAGGAACTGGCAGTGTATGCAGGTGTCTCAAAGGCTGCGGTATCGAAGTGGGAAACGGGAGTCAGCTACCCGGATATCTCTCTGCTGCCTCAGCTTGCGGCATATTTTAATATCAGCATTGATACGCTGATGGGATATGAACCACAGATGACAAAGGAGGATATTCGGAAATTGTACCACCGCCTTGCAGCAGATTTCGCACACAGGCCTTTTCAGGAAGTGATGGCGGAATGCGAAGCCATCATCCGGAAGTATTACTCCTGTGAATCCCTGCTTCTTCAGATGGCAGTGCTGCTGCTGAATCATGCGCAGATGGCGCCGGATGCCTGTGAGGTGCTTGACATGACGATCAAACTGTGCAAAAGGACCAGGGAACTGTGCGTGGATGTCTGGTCCGCAAAGGAGGCATCACAGGTTGAGGCAAGTGTTTATCTGATGCGGCGCGAGCCTCAGAAGGTCATGGAACTCTTCGGTGAGACACTGCAGCCGATGACACAGGAGTCAGAACTCCTGGCAATTGCCTGTCAGGCGGCAGGAAATACTGCTGAGTCAAGACGGTTCATGCAGGTCTGCATCTACCAGCATCTTCTATTCCTGGTGGGTGACAGTATACAGCTGTTAACCAATAATCTGCTGGATGCGAAGAAAACTGAGGAGACGATACAGCGTATCCTGCAGGTGTGCAGTATTTATGAAGTGGACACGCTGCATATGAATACGGCCCTCAATCTGTACATGGTATGTGCGCAGTATTACTGCCGGGTGGAAAACAAAGATGAAGCAGTCCGGATGCTGGAACGGTATGTACATGTCTGCTCAGCCATGGACTTTCCCCTGCGCCTTTGCGGAGATTCTTATTTTGATCAGATTGAATCCTGGCTAAAGGAGCTTGAACTGGGGCTGGAATCTCCGGTGAACACGGACGTGATCAAAGAATCACTGATGAGAGGACTTACCGAGACCCCGGAACTGAAGATACTGAAAAATGACGCGAGATTTAAAAGACTGGTACTGCAGCTGACGCAGATCCTGGAGGTGAAATAAATGGAATTGTTCAAAGAATATTTTGTGGTCTTACTGCCGGTAATTTTGATTGAACTGGTACTGATGATTACCGCACTGGTACATGTGCTGAGACATCCCAATTACCGATTTGGGAACAGAGTGTTATGGGCGATCGTCGTTGTCTTTATTCAGATCATTGGACCTATTCTGTATTTTGTGTTTGGCCGGGGGGAAGAAGGATGAATGCACTTGAGATAAAAGGACTTGGAAAAGTGTTTGGAACGCATACAGTGATAGACGACCTGAATCTCCGGGTTCCACAAAACTGTGTGTTTGGTTTTTTGGGGCAGAACGGGGCAGGGAAGACGACAACGATGAAGATGATCCTGGGACTGTTAAAGCCGGATTCAGGGGAAATCCATGTGTTTGGGGAACGAGTTTCCTATGGGCAGACAAATACCAACCGGTATATCGGTTTTCTGCCGGATGTACCGGAATTTTACGGGTTTATGAAACCGGAAGAATACCTCAGGCTCTGCGGGGAGATCACGGGAATGGAGGCACGACAGATTAAGATTAGAAGTGATGAATTGCTGAAGCTTGTGGGGCTGGGAGACACGAATAAGAGAATCTCCGGGTTTTCGCGCGGTATGAAGCAGCGTCTGGGCATCGCACAGGCGCTGCTGAATCAGCCGAGGCTGCTGATCTGTGATGAGCCGACCTCGGCGCTGGATCCGCTGGGCAGAAAAGAGATTCTGGATATACTGGAGAAAGTGAAAGAGACGACGACGGTCTTATTTTCCACGCATATCCTCTCGGATGTGGAACGTATCTGCGATGATATTGCAGTGCTGCATCGTGGAAGGATTGAACTGCAGGGAGATCTGGAGAAGATCAGGGCACAGCATCGTCATGACAGCATACGCGTCATCTTTCAGGATTCCGGGGCATTGTCGCAGTTCCTGAAAATACCGGAAATCAGAGAATTAAAGCTGAACACGGAAATATCGGGGACAGA
This window encodes:
- a CDS encoding ABC transporter ATP-binding protein, producing the protein MNALEIKGLGKVFGTHTVIDDLNLRVPQNCVFGFLGQNGAGKTTTMKMILGLLKPDSGEIHVFGERVSYGQTNTNRYIGFLPDVPEFYGFMKPEEYLRLCGEITGMEARQIKIRSDELLKLVGLGDTNKRISGFSRGMKQRLGIAQALLNQPRLLICDEPTSALDPLGRKEILDILEKVKETTTVLFSTHILSDVERICDDIAVLHRGRIELQGDLEKIRAQHRHDSIRVIFQDSGALSQFLKIPEIRELKLNTEISGTELICRVTDAMEQTEKILLTQLSMHNILPMKFEVLEPTLENMFMEVVG
- a CDS encoding ABC transporter ATP-binding protein; the encoded protein is MKFVIEHLSKRFDKKEVLKDISFSFDSGRIYGLLGRNGAGKTTLFNCVNRDMKTDGGRFFIDETDGEREVSVKDVGYVLSTPTVPEFLTGREFLKFFMEINQGSIQEPKSIDEYFDMMNIEQEDRDKLLKDYSHGMKNKMQMLINIIAQPNILLLDEPLTSLDVVVAEEMKQLLRSQKDGRIIIFSTHIMELALDLCDEIVILNHGVLERVDKADLDNSEFKEKIIAALKEESHD
- a CDS encoding PLD nuclease N-terminal domain-containing protein produces the protein MELFKEYFVVLLPVILIELVLMITALVHVLRHPNYRFGNRVLWAIVVVFIQIIGPILYFVFGRGEEG
- a CDS encoding helix-turn-helix transcriptional regulator, yielding MKEINIGKILIEKRQEKGITQEELAVYAGVSKAAVSKWETGVSYPDISLLPQLAAYFNISIDTLMGYEPQMTKEDIRKLYHRLAADFAHRPFQEVMAECEAIIRKYYSCESLLLQMAVLLLNHAQMAPDACEVLDMTIKLCKRTRELCVDVWSAKEASQVEASVYLMRREPQKVMELFGETLQPMTQESELLAIACQAAGNTAESRRFMQVCIYQHLLFLVGDSIQLLTNNLLDAKKTEETIQRILQVCSIYEVDTLHMNTALNLYMVCAQYYCRVENKDEAVRMLERYVHVCSAMDFPLRLCGDSYFDQIESWLKELELGLESPVNTDVIKESLMRGLTETPELKILKNDARFKRLVLQLTQILEVK